The proteins below are encoded in one region of Microbispora sp. NBC_01189:
- a CDS encoding metal-dependent hydrolase produces MMGHSHALSGAAVWLAVAPALVALPGAVGHVELATLTGPILTPPELVAGAVVCAGAAMLPDLDHPSATIAQTFGPATHLLSKGVNFVSGGHRHATHSLLFSVVMGVGAHLLGDRYAVGRDILVVLMIGLALRAVGLGVPGKTLTSAVVNIGMTAALFLTFMVLGVTYSWLGIAIGVGCLVHVIGDCLTERGCPVLWPIKGRWLLPYDIGIKTGRAFEKQFLGPALSIVVIALLCLRLMPA; encoded by the coding sequence ATGATGGGGCACTCGCACGCCCTGAGCGGTGCGGCGGTGTGGCTCGCGGTCGCGCCGGCCCTGGTGGCGCTGCCGGGCGCGGTGGGCCATGTGGAGCTGGCGACGCTGACGGGCCCGATCCTCACTCCGCCGGAGCTGGTCGCGGGGGCGGTGGTCTGCGCGGGCGCGGCCATGCTGCCCGACCTCGACCATCCCAGCGCCACGATCGCCCAGACGTTCGGCCCGGCGACCCACCTGCTGAGCAAGGGTGTCAACTTCGTGAGCGGCGGGCACCGGCACGCGACGCACTCGCTGTTGTTCAGCGTCGTGATGGGGGTCGGCGCGCACCTGCTCGGCGACCGCTACGCGGTGGGCCGCGACATCCTGGTCGTCCTGATGATCGGCCTGGCGCTGCGCGCCGTGGGGCTCGGCGTGCCCGGCAAGACGCTCACCTCCGCGGTGGTGAACATCGGGATGACCGCCGCGCTGTTTCTGACGTTCATGGTGCTCGGGGTCACCTACTCCTGGCTGGGGATCGCCATCGGGGTCGGCTGTCTCGTGCACGTGATCGGCGACTGCCTGACCGAGCGCGGCTGTCCCGTCTTATGGCCGATCAAGGGGCGCTGGCTCCTGCCGTACGACATCGGCATCAAGACCGGCAGGGCGTTCGAGAAGCAGTTCCTCGGCCCGGCCCTGTCGATCGTGGTGATCGCGCTGCTCTGCCTGCGGCTCATGCCCGCCTGA